In Diabrotica undecimpunctata isolate CICGRU chromosome 9, icDiaUnde3, whole genome shotgun sequence, the DNA window AGCTTGCGATGAAGAAAAAAACCCCAAACCGAAGTATATCATGGTAACCAGACCTAATATTCCAGAAAAACAGTGCAAAGGTAAGACTGTGACTTTTGCCGAAGAAACGGAGGATAGATGTGCTAGAGACAGGTATGATTTATGTGATTTGAAGGCAGAAAAAACTCATTGTGGGTGCACCGATTACCAAAAGGATTGTATTCACTCGTTGCCACAACAATAGCTATGATGTATGATGTAGATGGATTGGACAATTTGACTGAGTATATTAAACATTATTGTGATTATTATTGtctaaaaatatacaaatattttataccaGAGTATTTTATTTATAGAACCATAGGCAATTCTGGGAACGGTCTCTATTTTTGTCGGCGATCTTATAGTTCTTTTGCtatgacaatatatataatatatataagtgttattagtttgtgtatttgtctatgtagagtttctcctccgtacttaaggaattcagccagtatattgttaaagcctggagcttttccgttcttcaatttgttaattgcttgcagtgtttcatctattttggagtcctctaccggtaggtccaccccaaaataatatatattttctccatgttcttccTCTTGGTGTATGCGTAGTAAAGTCTTGAAATATCCTTGCCATGTTTGGAgcagttctttttcatttattattaattcatcatttttttttgagtATAGACACGCATCTACGGCTGAAGCCTTTCTTTTCGTTTgacactgatttgtaaaatgctcgactatttgactgttgcctattcctttccatttcttcatatttctgttgttcctactttcttttttttttctctaattaattttccttgtttctcggcgtgaagttgcatagttttctttactttctgctattccttgttgaagcataatgtttcgctttatctgtctgtcgtgtagtttttcttgacattttctatcaaaccatttccttgttctcttcctgctttttcctattattagttCTGCTGACTCCATAATTGATTTTTTCATTTGTTGCCACAGCCTTTCGACATCATTGCTCTGGTCTGCTGTATTTAGATGttgtttaatttcttgtttgtaaTTTTCTCGGATTTCCTCATTTTGCATTTTCTCGATGTTCCACTGTACCAATGCTTCGTTGGCCTTAGGTTTCTCTGAAGATATTCTCAACCTGATTTTTGCTCTTACTAGATGATGGTCTATATCTCCATCTGCTCCTTTGAGGCTTCTTACATCCAGCACATTAGTTCCATGTCTAGCATCGACAATATATATATTATCGATGCTAGACATAGAAGACATCTTATCGAtcatcctattaagtaggctgatactgtttgtagaaaatttcatgggagaataccaagccggcttcagaaaacatagatcagatctttactctaagacagctgcttgaaaaaggatgggaatttaatagaactatccataatctcttcatagatttccggcaagcgtacgatagcattaaaagggatcagatgtggaatgcaatggcagaactttcagttccaaaaaaacttatccagcttgttaagttatgtgtgaataggTATGGATCCAGaatacggataggtaacaaactctcagaatctttcgaaataagcagtgtcctgaaacaaggagatgccctgtcacctctcctctttaatatcatcctggagaaagtagtaagagcacaacaacttaaaacagaattactgacagtaaatggatcAAAATTACtgctagcatacgcagatgacattgacattgtgggaaacacagtcaccaatgtgaaggagacttttaataaattggaggtagaggcaaagaaaactggtttaagggtaaacgaagagaaaaccaaatacatgtgcatcaacagacaaaagggacgaaatagaatagggcaaaatgttacatgtgcatcaacagacaaaagggacgaaatagaatagggcaaaatgttacaatagacccatataactttgaaagagtggagagttttaaatatctcggagcaacaatcactgcagataacgatatcgcggaagagattaaaggaagaattcaggcagcaaacagatgtatgtacagcctccacaatactattaaatctaaaagcctaacacgaacatcaaagattagaatatataaaacggtgattagaccggtgctcatgtatgggtgtgagatgTGGACcttgaccaaagaaactgaaagaagacttagatgttttgagaggaaaatcctcagaagaatctgtgtcccttatcacgacattaatagcaaccaataccgaatgagaacaaatgctgaggtcaagcagatgtatagagagAGCGATatattccaagagattaaatcccaatgtctaagatgggctggccatgtccatagactccctaataaccgccttgccaagctaATATGGCAGGAAGTCCCCaaaggaagaaggcccttagggcgtccacgaatgcgatgaagatacaatatatggtcagatctaagaacaatggggctacccactgtcccaactattatggacgaccgttcaagttGGAAGCAACTTGTGCAGACAGCCAAAACCCAGCCCGGATTATGTTGATATTTCTCTCTACAGTGttgtgatattttgtatattatgtgaACTTattacatgaaaaaaaaaaactgttcaGATGTAACTGGCAATGTTGTATATAATAAACAACCATTTCCTTATAAAACACTAGGTTTGAGTTTCTAGAAAATAAACCAGCTTAAGGAAAGTCTTAGTTTTtaggtattttttaaaattgtatcaaataaataaactagatatctttaaaaatatttttttataaatacaaacaGTAAAATTACATTTGTACAAATATTTAAACAATGAATGCACTTCTTTAGTATCCTTAACATCTCTTTTCATTTCATCTTCAACTCTACTTGTATTTCTAACTCCTTTTAGAAAAATTTGAGTTCATATGTTGGGAAGACCTCTGTATATTATTCAACTTCGTTTTGAGCCTCGATTCCACATCTTTAAGATCACTCTGTCCTTTATATAATTCTCTATGAACGAAATTTTTGTCGAACGTCTCAATTTTACTTTCCTCTTTCTGATTGTCGTGCCTGTGCTTTTTCAAATTGTCACTTCTTTCTTTATCCCTGTGTACGGCATCCACCATCATTTGTCTCCTCAATTCCTCCTTTTCTTTGTCAGTCAACCTTTTATTTGGCTTGTTCTTGGCATCTGGCAGTTTTGGAGCATCAATTTTTTTCGGAAGTAGCTTTTTATTGTCAATTGGAGGGTTCTTTAGAGGTATTTTGGTGCCATCTGACTTTACTAGTCCAAATGATTTCTTTTTGTAGACATACTCATCATTCTCACTATCATAATGTGAATATGTTTGTTGGGTGTCTTCTAATTCTTCCTTATTATCAAATGCAGATTCCCGTAACATTTGTAGTTTCTTCAGTATCATTTTATCCAAATCATTATCTGCTGATGCTTCCTTTGATGAGTTACTGTTGCTTTCATGTTCTTCATTATGTTTTTTGTGGCTTCTTCCATTATTTCTCTTTTTTTCACTGCTTTTTTCTCTAGATACAGATCTTAGATCTTTCTTTTTCCCATATCTATACATTTTGCTATTCTTTTCGTCTTCACTTTCACTTCTTGACTTTCCTCTACTTTTTTCTTTGCCTGTGCTTCTATCTCTCGAGGAAGCCTTCCTATGATCCctttgtttgttgtttttatatCTTTTGCCACTTTCGCGATGTTCACTATCACTACTGGagtctcttcttcttctctctcGTTCTTTACTTCTATTTCTGGAAGCCACTTGATGTCTACTATTTTGTTTATCATACATTTGGGTTTTTCTACTTTTTTCATGCCTACCTTCACTActactgcttct includes these proteins:
- the LOC140451454 gene encoding uncharacterized protein, with protein sequence MNNNGDTDKLDWMYKGANSHIDQEEYLLGKSVDKSFEQINREEKEKKLGVVPPKNHVEHECIPPSIRDFNKIVHEDQVDLSAKLQEDPLMAIKKQEEEARRQFLQNPIQLKKLQDALKVQEEKKKKKKKKKRNDSDSEDDLDKQIAEKLKHLKGNFSDLPKKKKKSKTQHLDTILMHKFNQLKDKLSQEDMDDILAGKSSGSDEEVPKKKAKHKSSNSEEDSDDQEKISKGKTYRDKQDDVKDKQNRYKRNSRSESRSRSNKTHEKYKGHRKSTSRDRSKDRSRYRKDSSSDSEHERTNKASRYEKQRDNRYKGSRDRSREKTKRRRSSSSEGRHEKSRKTQMYDKQNSRHQVASRNRSKERERRRRDSSSDSEHRESGKRYKNNKQRDHRKASSRDRSTGKEKSRGKSRSESEDEKNSKMYRYGKKKDLRSVSREKSSEKKRNNGRSHKKHNEEHESNSNSSKEASADNDLDKMILKKLQMLRESAFDNKEELEDTQQTYSHYDSENDEYVYKKKSFGLVKSDGTKIPLKNPPIDNKKLLPKKIDAPKLPDAKNKPNKRLTDKEKEELRRQMMVDAVHRDKERSDNLKKHRHDNQKEESKIETFDKNFVHRELYKGQSDLKDVESRLKTKLNNIQRSSQHMNSNFSKRS